A window of Candidatus Omnitrophota bacterium genomic DNA:
ACGTGGAAAGGTTTAACTCTGCCTTCGCCGCTACCCTTAAAATAATTAACCTGCCAAAATTTATCGAATGCCACCGCCTTTCCAGCTTTCCTAACCGTTCACTCGACGTAGGCGCTGTGCTGGACATTATGATCCACGATATTGATATTGTCCTGGGGCTGGTAAGTTCTCCACTAAAGAAAATTGATTCCGTAGGGATAAACGTCCTGACCAAATTTGAAGATATTGCCAATGCCCGCCTGACTTTTAAAAATGGCTGCGTTGCCAACCTTACCGCGTCCCGGGTATCCGATGACTCCATGCGTAAAATACGTATTTTTCAGGAAGATACTTATATTTCCCTTGATTATAAAAACGCCCAAGCCTCGGTTTACCGGAAAATCGGTTTACAGATAACCAAAGAAAACCTGCCCATCGAAAAAGAGCAGCCTCTGCAAAAAGAATTGGAATCCTTTATTACCTGCGTTACCAATAAAACTACTCCCCTGGTTTCGGGCCCAATCGCCCGGCAAGCCTTGGCCGTTGCGCTAAAAATCCAAAAACAAATATGGCACAAATAAAAAAAATCTTTATTGTTTGCGGTGAACCTTCCGGTGACCTTTTGGCCGCAAACTTGGTTAGCGCAATTAAGAATCTTGACCCGAACATAAAGATATCCGGGACCGCAGGAACACATTTATCCAA
This region includes:
- a CDS encoding Gfo/Idh/MocA family oxidoreductase, translated to MSKLRVAVIGVGHLGSIHAKIYKESPNCQLVGVCDTNPESLNRTCANLEVAGYSDYKKLFGKVDAVSVAVPTFLHHNITTEFLKAGIHTLVEKPFTLTLKDANDLIKIADRNKLILQVGHVERFNSAFAATLKIINLPKFIECHRLSSFPNRSLDVGAVLDIMIHDIDIVLGLVSSPLKKIDSVGINVLTKFEDIANARLTFKNGCVANLTASRVSDDSMRKIRIFQEDTYISLDYKNAQASVYRKIGLQITKENLPIEKEQPLQKELESFITCVTNKTTPLVSGPIARQALAVALKIQKQIWHK